A single window of Leptospira dzoumogneensis DNA harbors:
- a CDS encoding helicase, whose amino-acid sequence MSGESVLLQELEKLELNDLKKTAALWNIPKLPFKEKNKNVKFLFDSFLDEFYLKGVLEKLTVLQVNIYTSILKNKNVLTLGEISRKVNIPPINVEMELNLLRKYQLVYQRKNRERLTNNLDKYHAYDELAALVSLDQNLKGDKYKVSVEKLLDRKKLTDISNEWKKAVKAPAKIDSIRKFITHATSDEAYESAILSLSELERDTVVRIYLSGGAADADDIRSFIVMSRGKYETIIPALVEKGMIADVCFVEEKFVRIFALPEELLKYIQNNPILPSVKKGTRQRQEKLATNELDFFLNTKKLLSYISRKGLVLAKSGKVKQADHKRTEQELLNPDISIFPEKSQIYQMELILPILKLLNLADIKGENIILRGDLDGFLAKDIFEIMKLVIHEVNEARMKRVNPPEVFQPTEMPFYDKMILDKCVNLIIKSKRIHLSVIFSNIIREHLIFSPGFRTKNFQTDLADLRKEIMSAIFYLHLFGLLEVEYPNRFLTLSKLGEYFFQTGELAGVTEKGGITINPDFSVIAFPEKVSIYGIHLLKAFTELKDYDRVYTFVLTKEAYQLGILLGYKTNEFVDFLKASSRAELAQNLLFLLEDWGGNLPVVEVAEDCVLVRTKDQNVMELLLGQIKGKKIVLDEIGPTAVLVDKTRVQDVITVAEKLNLIINLTR is encoded by the coding sequence ATGAGCGGCGAATCGGTTTTATTGCAAGAATTAGAAAAACTCGAACTGAACGACCTAAAGAAGACAGCTGCTCTCTGGAACATTCCAAAGCTTCCGTTCAAAGAAAAGAATAAGAACGTTAAGTTCCTTTTCGACAGTTTTCTGGATGAGTTTTACCTCAAAGGTGTATTGGAAAAACTCACTGTACTCCAAGTTAATATCTATACTTCTATCTTAAAAAATAAGAATGTTCTCACTTTGGGAGAGATCTCTCGTAAAGTAAACATTCCACCAATCAACGTGGAGATGGAACTTAACCTTCTCCGTAAATACCAACTCGTATACCAAAGAAAAAACAGAGAAAGACTTACCAATAACCTGGATAAGTACCATGCGTATGACGAGCTGGCAGCACTAGTTTCCTTAGACCAAAACCTGAAAGGGGACAAATACAAGGTCTCCGTCGAAAAACTTCTAGATCGCAAGAAGCTGACCGATATTTCCAACGAATGGAAGAAGGCTGTAAAGGCTCCTGCAAAGATAGACAGCATCCGCAAGTTTATCACTCACGCGACTTCCGACGAGGCGTATGAGTCGGCTATTCTATCTTTATCCGAATTGGAAAGAGATACTGTAGTCAGGATCTATCTAAGCGGCGGTGCTGCCGACGCGGACGATATCAGAAGTTTTATCGTAATGAGCAGAGGCAAATACGAGACAATCATTCCTGCACTCGTTGAAAAAGGAATGATCGCCGACGTTTGTTTCGTTGAGGAGAAATTCGTAAGGATTTTTGCTCTACCGGAAGAACTTTTAAAATATATCCAAAATAATCCGATCCTTCCTTCCGTTAAAAAAGGAACCCGCCAAAGACAGGAAAAACTCGCTACGAACGAGTTGGACTTCTTCTTAAATACCAAAAAACTTCTTTCTTATATCAGCAGAAAAGGTTTGGTACTGGCGAAATCCGGAAAGGTAAAACAGGCGGATCATAAAAGAACAGAACAGGAATTATTAAATCCGGACATCAGTATCTTCCCTGAAAAAAGCCAGATCTATCAGATGGAACTTATACTTCCAATTCTGAAACTTCTGAATCTGGCGGATATTAAGGGTGAGAATATCATTCTGAGAGGGGACCTGGACGGTTTCCTGGCAAAGGATATTTTCGAGATCATGAAGCTAGTCATCCATGAGGTGAACGAAGCTAGAATGAAACGGGTAAATCCTCCCGAGGTTTTCCAACCTACTGAAATGCCTTTTTACGATAAGATGATCTTGGACAAATGTGTGAACTTGATCATCAAGTCCAAACGTATTCATCTTTCCGTTATTTTCTCTAATATTATCAGGGAACATCTGATCTTCAGCCCCGGTTTCCGCACTAAAAACTTCCAGACGGATCTGGCGGATCTTCGTAAAGAGATCATGAGTGCGATCTTCTATCTGCATCTATTCGGATTATTAGAAGTAGAATACCCGAACCGTTTCCTGACTCTTTCCAAACTGGGAGAATATTTCTTCCAAACTGGAGAGCTTGCTGGAGTTACGGAGAAGGGTGGAATTACGATCAACCCTGACTTCTCCGTGATCGCGTTCCCTGAAAAAGTTTCTATTTACGGAATTCATCTTTTAAAAGCGTTCACAGAACTCAAAGACTACGACAGAGTTTATACTTTCGTTCTGACCAAAGAAGCATACCAATTGGGAATTCTTCTGGGATACAAAACGAATGAATTCGTAGACTTCTTAAAAGCTTCCAGCAGAGCGGAACTTGCGCAAAACCTTCTATTCTTATTAGAAGATTGGGGCGGAAACCTTCCTGTGGTGGAAGTCGCAGAAGATTGTGTACTTGTCCGCACCAAAGACCAGAACGTGATGGAACTTCTACTTGGTCAGATCAAAGGTAAAAAGATCGTTCTGGACGAGATCGGACCAACCGCAGTGCTTGTGGACAAAACCCGCGTCCAAGATGTGATCACAGTCGCAGAAAAACTGAACCTGATCATTAACCTTACTAGATAA
- a CDS encoding ABC1 kinase family protein: MPGFLDQLLQGVNSASRIVTSSYVFSTKTILLLKDLATGGSGSRNIPVRLREAFEELGATYIKLGQFIASAPSLFPEEIVTEMQKCLDSVRPLPFSDIQKVLKKELGRDYQKLFQSIDPAPMASASIAQVHSAVTKDGLDVVVKVQRPDIEGALGADLNLLFLASKLFEIFVPGLNKSGLSEMVGMFQSSILEEIDFIKEANNCEEFERYLLSSGETRARVPKIYRELSTKKVLVMEKFYGAPITDEVSLRKFSKDPSKTLSDALEIWFSTLSKSGFFHADVHAGNLMVLRDGTVGFIDFGIVGRISSKVWEGLMIFLEGLALNRTDRIASGLVRMDGTAKGVDEKKLAKDLETVFDQMSKMVLDIQMGELDAFDEKKMNTILFEFRDISDRNGLKIPKEFGLLIKQILYFDRYIKSFAPELDLIRDREKFIK, from the coding sequence ATGCCAGGATTCCTAGACCAACTTCTGCAAGGGGTAAACAGCGCTAGTCGTATAGTGACCAGTAGTTATGTTTTTTCCACCAAAACCATCCTACTTTTAAAGGATTTGGCTACAGGGGGAAGCGGATCCCGTAATATTCCAGTTCGCTTGAGAGAAGCGTTTGAAGAATTAGGCGCAACGTATATTAAATTAGGCCAGTTCATCGCTTCTGCCCCTTCTCTCTTCCCGGAAGAGATCGTAACGGAGATGCAAAAATGTTTGGATTCAGTAAGACCTCTTCCTTTCTCTGATATCCAAAAAGTATTAAAAAAAGAACTAGGTAGAGATTACCAAAAATTATTCCAAAGTATAGATCCTGCCCCGATGGCATCTGCATCTATCGCACAAGTCCATTCCGCAGTGACCAAAGACGGTTTGGATGTGGTGGTAAAAGTGCAAAGACCTGATATAGAAGGCGCGTTAGGAGCCGATTTAAACCTTCTATTCCTGGCTTCCAAACTATTCGAAATATTCGTGCCCGGTCTGAATAAATCAGGACTTTCCGAAATGGTGGGAATGTTCCAATCCTCCATCCTAGAAGAAATAGATTTTATAAAAGAAGCGAACAATTGCGAGGAATTCGAAAGATATCTTCTTTCTTCCGGAGAGACCAGAGCAAGAGTCCCCAAAATTTATAGAGAACTCAGTACCAAAAAAGTTCTGGTAATGGAAAAATTTTACGGCGCTCCCATCACCGACGAGGTCTCTCTTCGAAAATTCAGTAAAGATCCTTCCAAAACACTTTCAGATGCTCTTGAGATCTGGTTCTCTACACTTTCCAAATCGGGTTTTTTTCATGCGGATGTACATGCAGGAAATCTAATGGTCCTAAGGGATGGAACGGTAGGTTTTATAGATTTCGGTATTGTCGGTAGGATCTCCTCCAAGGTCTGGGAAGGACTAATGATCTTTTTAGAAGGCCTTGCATTGAATAGAACCGATCGTATCGCAAGCGGACTAGTCCGTATGGATGGAACTGCTAAAGGCGTAGACGAGAAAAAGTTAGCAAAAGACCTCGAGACTGTATTCGATCAAATGAGCAAAATGGTCCTGGACATCCAAATGGGAGAACTGGATGCTTTTGATGAGAAGAAGATGAACACTATCCTTTTCGAATTCAGAGATATTTCAGATCGGAACGGATTAAAGATCCCTAAAGAATTCGGACTTCTTATTAAACAAATCTTATACTTTGACAGATATATCAAATCTTTCGCGCCGGAATTGGATCTGATCCGGGATAGGGAAAAATTCATAAAATGA
- a CDS encoding FeoA family protein codes for MKSKLFELEEGESGKITGIKNESGKTGLVRNLLDMGFLPGTKITVVRKFQDQDKMIVKLGLVRLAIRKLEADLLELN; via the coding sequence ATGAAATCCAAACTTTTCGAATTAGAAGAGGGAGAATCCGGAAAAATCACCGGAATTAAGAACGAATCCGGAAAAACGGGGCTGGTCAGAAACCTTTTAGATATGGGCTTTCTTCCCGGGACTAAGATCACTGTGGTCCGAAAATTTCAGGACCAAGACAAGATGATCGTAAAATTGGGTCTTGTCCGACTGGCCATTCGAAAATTAGAAGCGGATCTTCTGGAATTGAACTAG
- the feoB gene encoding ferrous iron transport protein B produces MKLLNTEIRSPEHKTEKFRVLLTGNPNCGKSTLFNRLTGLRQKTGNYHGVTVEKAEGTVHAEDRTVNIVDLPGAYSLGGESEDKQVTTRILLSRESEDKLIFVLDAVAIERGLQFLLQVSSLKIPMIVAVTMNDTLEKKGVHLDLKVLSKAFGVPFHFVNPRSGEGVEVLEKVLTDPSSYKTPDPDFSWDKKRTALIESVLSKLSVDDPDSVRFVLENSFKEFSGESLQTGLPSSGFFPEKTREFIHSEWERSKLEFSYGEELVQRSIWIKKLLSKAVSGSEIAEKGILGFADKILLHPIWGLTIFLGIMALVFQFLFTWSEVPMDWIEGRIGDLADWTGSFLPEGPVRSLIQEGMIGGVGAVLVFVPQISLLFLFIGIMEESGYIARASFLMDRFMGRFGLSGKSFIPLLSSAACAVPAIMGTRTIENKADRLTTILVSPLITCSARYPVYILVIGTVFSAEPVFGIFSPKVLALFGLFLLGMFASMGAAFLFKKTFFRSEPAYFLMELPRYQWPSLKSLFFTVYKKIRAFIGNAGKVILFISIILWFLANYPRVEGPKVENLSPTQAKSLQISESYAGRMGKMMEPVLEPIGFGWKMGLGIITSFAAREVMVSTLSIVYGVQGEDSEDENLRSALRKDKDPETGKPVWTIASALSLLVFFAFACQCMSTLAVVRKETNSMFWPFFMFTYMTVLAYTSSFLVFHFSKSLGWN; encoded by the coding sequence ATGAAATTATTAAATACCGAAATACGATCTCCGGAACATAAAACCGAAAAATTCAGAGTATTACTTACAGGGAATCCGAACTGCGGCAAGTCCACATTGTTCAACAGACTCACAGGGCTTAGGCAAAAAACAGGAAATTACCACGGTGTCACCGTAGAAAAAGCGGAAGGGACCGTCCATGCGGAAGATAGAACTGTAAACATCGTGGATCTTCCGGGCGCTTACAGTCTAGGCGGAGAATCGGAAGATAAGCAAGTAACAACACGAATTCTACTTTCCAGAGAATCCGAAGACAAACTCATCTTCGTACTGGATGCAGTCGCGATCGAAAGAGGACTCCAATTTTTATTGCAAGTATCTTCTCTCAAGATACCTATGATCGTTGCAGTCACAATGAACGATACCTTGGAAAAGAAAGGAGTTCATTTAGATCTAAAAGTTTTATCCAAGGCATTCGGAGTTCCTTTTCATTTTGTAAATCCAAGATCAGGAGAGGGTGTGGAAGTTTTGGAAAAAGTTTTAACCGATCCTTCTTCTTATAAAACACCTGATCCCGATTTTTCTTGGGACAAAAAAAGAACGGCATTGATCGAGTCGGTACTTTCTAAACTTTCCGTGGATGATCCCGATTCGGTTCGATTCGTTTTAGAAAATAGTTTTAAAGAATTCAGCGGAGAAAGTTTACAAACAGGACTACCTTCTTCCGGATTTTTTCCCGAAAAAACCAGGGAATTCATACATTCAGAATGGGAAAGATCTAAATTAGAATTTTCTTATGGAGAAGAACTGGTCCAAAGATCCATCTGGATCAAAAAGCTTTTATCCAAAGCGGTCTCCGGCTCGGAAATCGCGGAAAAAGGGATCTTAGGATTCGCAGACAAAATACTTCTCCACCCGATCTGGGGACTTACGATCTTCTTAGGGATCATGGCCCTGGTATTCCAATTCTTATTCACCTGGTCCGAGGTGCCAATGGATTGGATAGAAGGAAGGATCGGAGATCTTGCGGATTGGACCGGAAGTTTTCTACCGGAAGGACCGGTTCGTTCTCTTATCCAAGAAGGAATGATAGGTGGAGTTGGTGCCGTTTTAGTATTCGTTCCTCAGATCAGCTTATTATTTTTATTCATTGGGATCATGGAAGAAAGCGGATATATCGCAAGAGCTTCCTTTCTAATGGACAGGTTCATGGGAAGATTCGGACTTTCAGGCAAATCTTTTATCCCATTACTTTCCAGCGCCGCATGTGCAGTTCCTGCAATCATGGGAACAAGGACCATAGAGAACAAAGCGGACAGGCTCACTACGATCTTAGTTTCCCCTCTTATCACCTGCTCTGCCAGATATCCTGTTTATATTTTAGTGATCGGCACCGTTTTTTCCGCAGAACCCGTTTTTGGGATCTTCTCCCCTAAAGTTCTAGCGTTATTCGGTCTTTTCCTCTTAGGAATGTTCGCCTCCATGGGAGCCGCATTCTTATTCAAAAAAACTTTTTTTAGATCGGAACCTGCATACTTTCTGATGGAACTTCCCAGATACCAATGGCCTTCTCTCAAAAGTCTGTTTTTTACCGTATATAAAAAGATCAGAGCCTTCATAGGAAACGCAGGAAAAGTGATCTTATTCATTTCCATTATACTTTGGTTCTTAGCAAATTATCCAAGGGTAGAAGGTCCCAAAGTGGAAAATTTAAGCCCTACCCAAGCAAAGTCCTTACAGATCTCAGAATCATACGCAGGAAGAATGGGCAAAATGATGGAGCCTGTCTTGGAGCCGATCGGTTTCGGCTGGAAGATGGGACTAGGTATCATCACTTCATTTGCAGCGAGAGAAGTAATGGTATCCACATTGTCCATTGTTTACGGGGTCCAAGGAGAAGATTCGGAAGACGAAAATTTAAGGTCTGCGCTCAGAAAAGATAAAGACCCGGAAACAGGAAAGCCTGTTTGGACAATCGCAAGCGCTCTAAGTTTACTCGTATTTTTTGCATTCGCCTGCCAATGTATGTCTACTCTTGCAGTGGTAAGAAAGGAGACGAACTCCATGTTCTGGCCGTTTTTTATGTTCACGTATATGACAGTTCTTGCATATACTTCTTCTTTTTTAGTTTTCCATTTTTCTAAATCTTTAGGCTGGAATTGA
- a CDS encoding LTA synthase family protein, with protein sequence MIKRLPANLRIIIFYSFCFLVLLTVFRFVLLFIYFSKLGNSPISEVFTSFLIGIRFDLCVISIVLGLPWILSSIHYPNRWKSYRYIWGILPIPLFLWMTGHLIGDTIYFGEADKHLGYEGFVFLGKDLLILIEAAIKNDTLKVILGLIGIFTGLPALIYLFIKYNGYQYSTENRNKELVQIPVAIILLLFLFRGGLQARPLRSTEAIHSENPFLNQLPLNGVFTTVMDLKSKSILPELQMSKEESIRIVQNEIDYPGAEFIDIEYPLLRETSDTRKETPPNIVLILLESWTGKFLKPNGDGIVGGKELAPNFNSLVKEGRYFPRFFATGGRTVNGLMSVLTGIPDRPGITVVRTHQVLGNFGGLGSLLKTLGYSTYFVHGGDVGFDNMSFLFPHWGFDTIIGKEEIEKTGKYRSGAWGFYDGDVLEELHSTISKAKQPFAAVSLTLTTHYPYQVPETGKNPYPDTMKDSDYFNTYSYSDESIGRFMEKAKKSPYFRNTIFIFVADHTHHRDLNPFEDRNIPFLIYSPKYVKPGLDPKVSSQLDVIPTILGLVGKKVKFSSFGRDLLSNLPQPKTGSSYFAFSSVIGWIEKDYALYRSTEGELREAYPMPWSENKSKCASIKETCDEYERKAKAFLNLSYELLNTNRIFPEK encoded by the coding sequence ATGATAAAAAGGCTGCCTGCAAACCTTAGGATAATCATATTTTACTCTTTTTGTTTTTTGGTCCTTTTAACCGTTTTTAGATTTGTATTACTCTTTATCTATTTTTCAAAACTGGGGAATTCACCGATCAGCGAAGTTTTTACTTCTTTTCTGATCGGGATACGTTTCGATCTATGTGTGATCTCCATAGTTCTAGGGCTACCCTGGATCCTATCTTCCATTCATTATCCGAATCGCTGGAAATCTTACAGATATATTTGGGGAATTCTTCCCATTCCATTATTCTTATGGATGACAGGACATTTGATAGGAGACACGATCTATTTCGGAGAAGCGGACAAACATCTAGGTTATGAAGGTTTTGTATTTTTAGGAAAAGATCTTCTGATCTTAATAGAAGCAGCGATCAAGAACGACACTTTAAAAGTGATCCTGGGATTGATCGGAATATTCACCGGACTCCCTGCATTAATTTATCTTTTCATAAAGTACAATGGATACCAATATTCTACTGAAAACAGAAACAAAGAATTGGTACAAATACCTGTTGCCATTATTTTATTATTGTTTCTATTCCGAGGAGGACTGCAGGCCAGGCCGTTAAGATCCACAGAAGCGATCCATTCGGAAAATCCCTTCTTAAACCAACTCCCCTTGAACGGAGTATTTACCACGGTCATGGACCTAAAATCCAAATCCATTCTTCCTGAATTACAAATGTCTAAAGAAGAATCGATCCGGATCGTACAGAATGAGATAGATTATCCAGGTGCAGAATTTATAGATATAGAATATCCGCTTTTAAGGGAAACTTCAGACACCAGAAAGGAAACTCCTCCAAATATAGTTCTAATTCTTTTGGAAAGCTGGACTGGAAAATTTTTGAAACCGAACGGAGATGGGATCGTAGGAGGAAAAGAACTCGCTCCTAATTTTAATTCTTTAGTAAAAGAAGGCAGATACTTTCCTAGATTTTTTGCGACTGGAGGAAGGACTGTAAACGGTCTCATGTCGGTTCTCACCGGGATCCCTGATCGACCTGGAATCACAGTAGTCAGAACACATCAGGTATTAGGAAATTTCGGAGGTCTTGGATCTTTACTCAAAACCTTGGGATATTCCACATATTTCGTTCACGGTGGAGATGTAGGATTCGATAATATGAGTTTTCTTTTTCCTCATTGGGGTTTTGATACCATCATAGGAAAAGAGGAGATCGAAAAAACGGGAAAATATAGATCGGGTGCCTGGGGATTTTACGATGGAGATGTATTAGAAGAATTGCATAGTACAATCTCGAAAGCAAAACAACCTTTTGCGGCGGTTAGTCTGACATTGACCACTCATTATCCTTATCAGGTCCCGGAAACAGGAAAAAATCCTTATCCGGACACTATGAAGGACTCGGATTATTTTAATACTTACTCCTATTCGGACGAGTCCATCGGTAGATTTATGGAGAAGGCGAAAAAATCCCCGTATTTCCGGAACACCATTTTTATATTCGTTGCGGACCATACTCATCACAGAGACTTAAATCCATTCGAAGATCGTAATATTCCGTTTTTGATCTATTCTCCTAAATATGTAAAACCAGGATTGGACCCGAAAGTTTCTTCTCAGTTGGATGTGATCCCTACCATATTGGGTCTTGTAGGTAAAAAAGTAAAATTCTCTTCCTTCGGCAGGGACCTGCTCTCTAATTTGCCCCAACCCAAAACCGGCAGTTCTTATTTTGCTTTTTCCAGCGTAATCGGTTGGATTGAGAAAGACTATGCTCTTTATAGATCCACAGAAGGAGAATTAAGAGAGGCCTATCCGATGCCTTGGAGCGAAAACAAGTCTAAGTGTGCTTCTATCAAAGAAACCTGCGATGAGTATGAACGGAAAGCAAAGGCATTTTTGAATCTGAGCTATGAGCTTCTGAATACGAACCGGATCTTTCCGGAGAAGTGA
- a CDS encoding N-acetylneuraminate synthase family protein — protein sequence MSFSKSFRLEEKWEIGQDSSPFIIAEIGLNHNADLELGKKTIQAAKKAGVDAVKFQTYKTENFLDIKNPKAKVLVDIFQTYELSEKLHIEFQKTAKEEGLFFFSTPLDPGSVDLLVNLGVKALKIASGDIINKQLLQKCASTGLPLFLSSGAAEGFEVIRALEFLESEKVKDLVLFHCVSLYPTPPEKANLQTLEYYKKIFNGPLGFSDHTAGSIAGALAVSLGANVLEKHFTLDKALPGPDHTISVDPFELKSYVENARIAFQMRGEKKKVVQPQEAGGRFFGRRGLYADQNGNPISLRPDLSQEDKRYFDSWKLDEANSIVKHGKGPKPGEPFSA from the coding sequence ATGTCTTTTTCGAAAAGTTTTCGTTTGGAAGAAAAATGGGAGATCGGCCAGGATTCTTCCCCGTTTATAATCGCCGAGATCGGATTGAATCATAACGCAGATCTGGAATTAGGTAAAAAAACGATCCAGGCGGCCAAAAAAGCCGGAGTGGACGCGGTAAAATTTCAAACCTATAAGACTGAAAATTTTCTAGATATTAAAAATCCTAAAGCAAAAGTCCTAGTGGATATTTTTCAAACTTACGAACTTTCGGAAAAGTTACATATTGAATTCCAAAAAACTGCCAAGGAAGAAGGCCTCTTCTTCTTCTCCACTCCTTTAGACCCGGGAAGTGTTGATCTGTTAGTAAATTTAGGAGTGAAAGCTCTTAAAATCGCGAGTGGAGATATAATAAATAAACAACTTTTGCAAAAATGTGCAAGCACGGGACTCCCTTTATTTTTATCCAGCGGTGCCGCAGAAGGTTTCGAAGTCATTCGTGCATTAGAATTTTTGGAATCCGAAAAAGTGAAAGATCTAGTATTATTCCATTGTGTTTCTCTTTACCCTACTCCTCCAGAAAAAGCGAATTTGCAAACTTTAGAATATTATAAAAAAATATTCAATGGTCCTTTAGGCTTTTCTGACCATACTGCAGGAAGTATTGCAGGAGCATTGGCGGTATCCTTAGGAGCAAACGTTTTAGAAAAACATTTTACCTTGGATAAAGCACTTCCCGGTCCGGACCATACGATCTCTGTGGATCCTTTCGAACTGAAATCTTATGTTGAAAATGCAAGGATTGCATTCCAAATGAGAGGAGAAAAGAAGAAGGTCGTGCAACCCCAGGAAGCAGGCGGCAGATTTTTCGGAAGAAGAGGATTATACGCAGACCAAAACGGAAATCCTATCTCACTTCGCCCGGACTTAAGCCAAGAAGATAAAAGATATTTTGATTCGTGGAAGCTGGATGAGGCAAATTCTATCGTCAAACATGGTAAAGGACCGAAACCAGGAGAACCTTTCTCAGCTTAA
- a CDS encoding M23 family metallopeptidase, with the protein MIRKICLLFTALSFGISAAPKSYGSLGSEVDFLDFGKVTVAPFSYSVSSSYDEEYGAFNLFDSNPKSYWYSSGENKPEWIIVDFGSKRLINSIEILVPMFRGKRAAEEYEIQVLHQENWKTIFKNDKVDLVNQHNLPPIDASILRLYFPKKEEKNIVIGEFKILLNGTVLNSVSNRFTGYQYPVPDGLLPEKDYQLPGAPREYRNGIHKGLDIYYKREKIGPPRRLTFEDVLVSPADGTIIRADLDYSPMTLSEFQKYSALAQKNGVTYVEKDFGGRQVWIDHGNGVMTSFNHLSSIKRGIKPGAKVKSGEEIGNVGNSGLMGEAKGNDENIHLHFEIWVDGEYLGAGVPTNQMRKLLQFFFSKSNLN; encoded by the coding sequence ATGATCCGAAAAATCTGTCTCTTATTTACGGCTCTTTCTTTCGGCATTTCCGCAGCACCCAAGTCTTATGGATCTTTGGGTTCCGAAGTGGATTTTTTGGATTTCGGAAAAGTGACAGTGGCCCCTTTTTCCTATTCAGTATCTTCTTCTTATGATGAAGAATACGGTGCATTCAATCTATTCGATTCCAATCCGAAATCTTATTGGTATTCTTCGGGAGAGAATAAACCGGAATGGATCATTGTGGATTTCGGTTCTAAAAGGCTGATCAATTCCATCGAGATATTAGTTCCGATGTTCCGAGGAAAAAGAGCAGCGGAAGAATACGAGATCCAAGTACTTCACCAAGAAAACTGGAAAACGATTTTTAAAAACGATAAGGTGGATCTAGTCAATCAGCATAATCTTCCACCGATCGATGCATCCATTCTTAGATTATATTTTCCTAAAAAAGAAGAAAAGAACATAGTGATCGGTGAATTTAAGATCCTATTGAATGGTACCGTCCTAAATTCGGTTTCTAATAGATTTACCGGATACCAATACCCTGTTCCGGATGGACTTCTTCCCGAAAAGGATTACCAACTTCCCGGGGCACCCAGAGAATACAGGAATGGGATCCATAAAGGATTAGATATTTATTATAAACGAGAGAAGATAGGTCCGCCTAGACGTTTAACCTTCGAAGACGTGCTTGTATCTCCAGCGGATGGAACGATTATCCGTGCGGATCTAGACTACTCTCCTATGACACTTTCTGAATTCCAAAAGTATTCTGCATTAGCCCAAAAAAACGGGGTCACTTATGTGGAAAAAGATTTCGGAGGCCGACAGGTTTGGATCGATCATGGGAATGGGGTTATGACCTCTTTCAATCATCTTTCTTCCATCAAAAGAGGGATCAAACCGGGTGCAAAAGTAAAATCAGGGGAAGAGATAGGTAACGTAGGCAATTCGGGTTTAATGGGAGAGGCAAAAGGAAATGATGAAAATATCCATTTGCATTTCGAGATCTGGGTGGACGGAGAATACCTGGGTGCAGGAGTTCCCACGAATCAAATGAGAAAGCTACTACAGTTTTTCTTTTCTAAGTCGAATTTGAATTAA
- a CDS encoding DUF4349 domain-containing protein, whose translation MEQFSGVSKFVRKFSIVFAGIFAFLFIIRLIYSYAVGPETNIVNQEQGSSINFDYGRKNYASEKFYAPQDKITVSSSSQKYEKVAAVSSKTSEFDENEKKTRKMVEDAKGVIQYEQRSGLSGKRTLQLGIGVNPDKFDSMVESIQTIGVIDSISVNKTDKTNEYKNITATRISLEKSKAGLLSLKGRNGKIEELISLEKEILEIEGKIQDLGVKLGEFDQENEFCTIKFTLKETGAVAGGFITFLKKCKISLEWTIKYGLLFSFLYAFAAVGGWITWFFGIKIFGYLRTKGIL comes from the coding sequence ATGGAACAATTCAGCGGTGTTTCTAAGTTTGTTAGAAAGTTTTCGATCGTATTTGCGGGCATTTTTGCATTTCTATTTATAATCAGGCTTATCTATAGTTATGCTGTCGGTCCCGAAACAAATATCGTAAACCAAGAACAAGGTTCTTCCATCAATTTTGATTATGGGCGAAAAAACTACGCTTCCGAAAAGTTTTACGCACCACAGGATAAGATTACTGTTTCAAGTTCTTCTCAAAAATATGAGAAGGTAGCGGCAGTTTCTTCCAAAACTTCCGAGTTTGATGAAAATGAAAAGAAAACCCGCAAGATGGTAGAAGATGCGAAAGGTGTCATCCAATACGAACAAAGATCGGGACTTTCCGGCAAAAGAACATTGCAGTTGGGAATCGGAGTAAACCCGGACAAGTTCGATTCTATGGTAGAATCTATTCAGACCATAGGTGTTATTGATTCTATCTCAGTGAATAAAACCGACAAAACAAACGAATACAAAAATATCACGGCGACTCGGATCTCCTTGGAAAAATCCAAAGCAGGACTTTTGAGTTTAAAAGGAAGAAACGGCAAAATAGAAGAATTGATCTCTCTAGAAAAAGAAATTTTGGAAATAGAGGGTAAGATCCAAGACCTAGGAGTGAAGTTAGGCGAATTCGATCAGGAGAATGAATTCTGTACGATCAAATTCACCTTAAAGGAAACTGGCGCAGTCGCTGGAGGATTTATTACTTTTTTAAAGAAATGTAAAATATCCTTGGAATGGACCATTAAATACGGATTATTATTCTCTTTCCTTTACGCATTTGCAGCGGTCGGGGGATGGATCACTTGGTTTTTTGGAATAAAAATATTTGGATATTTAAGAACGAAGGGTATATTGTAA